In Phormidium yuhuli AB48, one genomic interval encodes:
- a CDS encoding PIN domain-containing protein, producing the protein MKGLDTNVIVRFLVRDDESQWQQADRYINQALENHQTCLINNIVLCEVVWVLRSRYKIKRDQIITILETLLNTNIFVFENSDDIAWAIHKMKSGNADFSDYLIVRINQQAGCDETASFDVKLGQLSQVYRLSS; encoded by the coding sequence GTGAAAGGTTTGGATACCAATGTCATCGTCCGCTTTCTAGTCCGAGACGATGAATCACAATGGCAGCAAGCGGATCGATACATCAATCAAGCCCTAGAAAATCATCAAACCTGCTTGATTAATAATATTGTCCTTTGTGAAGTTGTTTGGGTATTACGCAGTCGGTACAAAATTAAGCGAGACCAAATTATCACTATTCTAGAAACTCTCTTAAATACCAATATTTTTGTATTTGAAAATTCCGATGATATCGCTTGGGCAATTCATAAAATGAAGTCGGGAAATGCTGATTTTTCTGATTATTTGATTGTTCGCATCAATCAACAGGCTGGCTGTGATGAAACCGCATCGTTTGATGTCAAGCTAGGGCAATTATCCCAGGTTTACCGGCTGAGTTCATAA
- the rpe gene encoding ribulose-phosphate 3-epimerase, translating into MATLNSQKSTVIAPSILSADFSRLGEQVKAVDEAGADWIHVDVMDGRFVPNITIGPLIVDALRPVTTKPLDVHLMIVEPEKYVADFAKAGADIISVHAEHNASPHLHRTLGQIRELGKQAGVVLNPGTPLDLIEYVLELCDLVLIMSVNPGFGGQSFIPEVVPKIRKLRQMCDERGLDPWIEVDGGLKPANAWHVLEAGANAIVAGSAVFKAPDYAEAIEGIRNSKRPSPEMATV; encoded by the coding sequence ATGGCAACATTAAATTCTCAAAAGTCTACAGTTATTGCTCCCTCAATCTTATCAGCCGATTTTAGTCGTCTGGGCGAACAGGTCAAGGCCGTTGACGAAGCGGGTGCCGACTGGATTCACGTAGATGTGATGGACGGTCGCTTCGTTCCCAACATTACCATTGGTCCGTTAATCGTCGATGCCCTGCGTCCGGTGACGACGAAGCCTCTGGATGTTCACCTGATGATTGTCGAACCGGAAAAGTATGTGGCCGACTTCGCGAAAGCTGGGGCCGATATCATCTCGGTTCACGCTGAGCATAATGCGTCTCCCCATCTGCACCGTACCTTAGGCCAGATCCGCGAACTCGGGAAGCAGGCCGGCGTGGTGTTAAACCCTGGGACGCCCCTGGACCTGATTGAGTATGTTCTGGAACTGTGTGATTTAGTGCTCATTATGAGTGTTAACCCCGGTTTTGGTGGACAAAGCTTCATTCCCGAGGTGGTTCCCAAAATCCGTAAACTGCGTCAAATGTGTGACGAGCGGGGACTCGACCCCTGGATTGAGGTCGATGGGGGTCTCAAGCCGGCGAATGCCTGGCACGTGTTAGAGGCAGGTGCTAACGCCATTGTCGCCGGTTCGGCAGTGTTTAAGGCTCCCGACTACGCGGAAGCCATTGAGGGGATTCGCAATAGCAAACGTCCCTCTCCAGAAATGGCTACGGTTTAG
- a CDS encoding YbjQ family protein — translation MILTTLEGVPGKEILEHYGIVQGSTVRAKNVGRDIGASLKNLVGGELKGYTDLLNEARQEAMDRMILQAKQMNANAIVNIRFSTSSVAQGAAEIFAYGTAVLVR, via the coding sequence ATGATTTTAACCACATTAGAGGGTGTTCCGGGGAAAGAAATTCTGGAACATTATGGCATTGTTCAAGGAAGTACCGTACGTGCTAAGAACGTTGGCCGTGACATTGGTGCAAGTCTTAAAAACTTGGTAGGTGGAGAACTGAAAGGCTACACAGACCTACTCAATGAAGCCCGACAAGAAGCAATGGATCGGATGATACTTCAGGCAAAACAAATGAACGCCAATGCCATTGTTAACATCCGTTTTTCAACTTCGTCTGTGGCTCAAGGGGCGGCAGAGATTTTTGCCTATGGTACGGCTGTATTAGTTCGCTAA
- a CDS encoding S8 family serine peptidase: MTRFILGMVMAIALGWFHPLVATSSTGEGGIQAERLHNSPYNLLGRKIAIGQVEIGRPGQFGIDKGVPPEEELAPDLAGIFLRDRAAVPGSNVDGHAHGVASVMVSSHKQRLGVAPQARLYSSASSPDRGGNRQGQHCLSAQQVAEQNSDDVRAINFSFGEPLWLDPRPDAVLDGNALLTLCIDWSANHHNTLYVIAGNQGQGGIPIPTDHYNGINVASSHAHNGRYDQVDVSNLGNVFEPPFDRLVGLETNVDGRLLISLLAPGRDVKLLSQQGEVFPSTGTSFASPHVVGTVALLQEYGDRQLRENAPHWSLDARQNQVMKAVILNSADKVADSGDGLRQGMTRTIGDRQGGNWLTSEAHRNPKVPVHRDMGTGHLNAHRAYQQFSPGQWSASEPVPAMGWDFNQIASTQVKDYVLDAPLKAESYVAATLTWNRQVDLNDSNGDGRYDINESFRDRGLNDLNLYLMPADSDNIDEAIAASTSEVDSLEHLFQAVPRNGRYKLRVVYQRQVNDPAQDYAIAWWTVPDA, from the coding sequence TTGACCCGATTCATCCTCGGGATGGTGATGGCGATCGCCCTAGGGTGGTTTCATCCCCTCGTCGCCACCTCCTCCACGGGAGAGGGCGGGATCCAAGCCGAACGGCTTCATAACAGCCCCTACAACCTCTTAGGCCGTAAAATCGCCATTGGCCAGGTGGAAATCGGTCGTCCTGGTCAATTTGGCATCGATAAGGGGGTTCCTCCAGAGGAGGAGTTGGCCCCAGATCTAGCTGGCATTTTCCTACGCGATCGCGCAGCAGTTCCCGGTAGTAATGTGGATGGCCATGCCCATGGAGTCGCCAGCGTTATGGTCAGTAGCCATAAACAACGACTGGGAGTTGCCCCCCAGGCCCGACTCTACTCTAGCGCCAGCTCTCCCGATCGCGGCGGCAATCGGCAAGGACAACATTGTCTCTCCGCACAACAGGTGGCTGAACAAAATAGTGACGACGTTCGCGCCATCAACTTCAGTTTTGGTGAACCCCTCTGGCTTGATCCCCGGCCCGATGCAGTCCTTGATGGCAACGCCTTATTAACCCTCTGTATTGACTGGTCTGCCAATCATCACAATACCCTCTATGTGATTGCCGGAAACCAAGGACAAGGAGGCATCCCCATCCCCACGGATCATTACAACGGCATTAACGTCGCCTCCAGTCATGCCCACAACGGTCGTTACGATCAAGTCGATGTTTCCAACCTAGGCAATGTCTTTGAACCGCCGTTCGACCGCCTCGTGGGGTTAGAAACGAATGTCGATGGACGACTGTTAATTAGTCTGTTGGCCCCGGGCCGGGATGTGAAGCTTTTAAGTCAGCAGGGAGAGGTGTTCCCCAGTACCGGAACCAGTTTTGCCTCGCCCCATGTGGTGGGGACTGTGGCCTTATTACAGGAATATGGCGATCGCCAATTACGGGAGAATGCCCCCCATTGGAGTTTAGACGCTCGCCAGAATCAGGTCATGAAAGCCGTCATCCTCAACTCTGCCGATAAAGTTGCCGATTCCGGCGATGGCTTACGTCAGGGGATGACTCGCACCATCGGCGATCGCCAGGGTGGAAACTGGCTCACCTCCGAGGCCCATCGCAATCCTAAAGTCCCCGTACATCGGGATATGGGAACCGGACATCTCAACGCTCATCGCGCTTATCAGCAGTTCAGCCCCGGTCAATGGTCAGCTTCAGAGCCTGTCCCTGCCATGGGTTGGGACTTTAATCAGATCGCCAGTACCCAGGTAAAAGACTATGTGCTGGACGCACCCCTAAAAGCCGAGAGTTATGTAGCCGCCACCCTCACCTGGAACCGTCAGGTTGACTTAAATGATAGTAATGGTGACGGCCGCTACGATATAAATGAGAGCTTCCGCGATCGCGGCCTCAATGACCTCAACCTCTACCTAATGCCCGCCGATTCCGACAACATTGATGAAGCGATCGCCGCCTCCACCAGCGAGGTGGATAGCTTAGAACACCTATTTCAAGCCGTTCCCCGCAACGGACGCTACAAACTCCGAGTCGTCTATCAGCGTCAGGTCAACGATCCCGCGCAAGACTATGCCATCGCCTGGTGGACGGTTCCGGATGCCTAA
- a CDS encoding AbrB/MazE/SpoVT family DNA-binding domain-containing protein: MALTRITPDGTATIPPEIIDWLQLKPGDPINIAISPDGKVYLEPVPKAAKIDVRTLSGCLYDPDRKPVSLAEMEQAIAEGAGESM; this comes from the coding sequence ATGGCACTGACCCGAATCACCCCAGATGGAACCGCAACGATTCCCCCAGAAATTATCGACTGGCTGCAATTAAAACCGGGAGACCCCATTAATATCGCCATTTCCCCTGATGGCAAAGTCTATTTAGAACCCGTCCCCAAAGCCGCTAAAATTGATGTCCGTACCTTATCGGGTTGTCTCTACGATCCAGACAGAAAACCCGTTTCTCTAGCGGAAATGGAACAAGCCATTGCTGAAGGGGCAGGAGAATCGATGTGA
- a CDS encoding CBS domain-containing protein, translating to MDIILCHTTADFDSLGAAVGLTRLHPGARIVLTGGAHPGVEEFLRLHRDEYAIIERRSVNPEQLRSLFVVDTQWRDRLGKAAEWLDAPHLKGIYLYDHHPGVMGDIAASHCQIEAIGATTTLIVEQLQEQNLSLTVHEATVMALGIHVDSGSLTFDHSTARDALALAWLMKQGASLTLIAEYIEPGLSDSLQELLATALETVQTEEVWGQQLGSVLLRTADYVPGLSGLASRLLELTDTDAMILLHEYQRQGDESRLTVIARSQIPQTDLNLILQTIGGGGHRKAGSAQLRNANPEEVLGQLCDRLKGQIPPPPTARELMSSPVRTIRPSTTIGEAHRILLRYGHSGLSVVNQADELVGVISRRDLDIALHHGFHHAPVKGYMTRNVKTIRPDTLLPEIEGLMVTFDIGRLPVLDAGELLGIVTRTDVLRERHEESHQLCPVHPEQGSQRWRWMREADVWDGLRSHLNPKLWQLLETAAQAAQERGWQLYLVGGAVRDVLRGMQSPQETEVVLTDIDLVVDGFHQSATVGAGVELATVLQERFAGARLDVHGAFQTAALLWHNDPVFDSLWLDIATARTEFYPYPAANPEVEASSIRQDLYRRDFTINALAIRLTTPRQGKLLDFFGGVLDLQRGWVRVLHANSFIEDPTRIFRAVRFAVRFGFEIEPETERFIRHAIASGVYERSRSLNPRTPALQARLKSELKYLLQASYWPRALRELDRLGALQCLHPQLRLTRELWRRLQLMDRGLRRFENWHHLSHWRMLLEVLLSQVEMGDGEFSRAAVAQQLQLPEETVQRLATLGERCERLQGGLKLARRPSEVVQVLEGEELAGLLLVALGMGRSLRRKVWQYLTEWAHVKPLLNGEDLKQLGYKPGPQFKEMLADIQAGTLDGDFGGSREAAIAFVCDRYPL from the coding sequence ATGGACATCATCCTCTGTCATACTACTGCTGATTTCGATAGTTTAGGGGCGGCCGTTGGCCTAACCCGACTGCACCCCGGCGCGCGCATTGTCCTCACGGGAGGCGCTCATCCAGGGGTGGAGGAGTTTCTGAGACTGCATCGGGATGAGTATGCCATTATTGAACGGCGTTCGGTGAATCCGGAACAGTTGCGATCGCTGTTTGTGGTGGATACTCAATGGCGTGATCGCCTGGGGAAAGCGGCGGAATGGTTGGATGCGCCTCATCTAAAGGGGATTTATCTCTATGATCATCATCCCGGTGTCATGGGAGATATTGCCGCTAGTCACTGTCAGATTGAAGCGATTGGGGCGACAACGACTCTGATTGTGGAACAGTTGCAGGAGCAAAACCTGAGCCTAACGGTGCATGAGGCTACGGTGATGGCCTTGGGGATTCATGTGGATAGTGGCTCTCTCACCTTTGACCATAGTACGGCCCGAGATGCCTTGGCCTTGGCCTGGTTGATGAAGCAGGGAGCCAGTTTGACGTTGATTGCTGAGTATATTGAGCCGGGATTATCGGACTCGTTGCAAGAGTTACTGGCGACGGCCCTGGAAACCGTCCAGACGGAGGAGGTTTGGGGACAGCAACTGGGTTCGGTGCTGTTGCGGACGGCTGATTATGTGCCGGGATTGTCGGGGTTGGCCTCGCGGCTGCTGGAACTGACGGATACGGATGCCATGATTTTGCTGCATGAGTATCAACGTCAGGGGGATGAGTCGCGGCTGACGGTGATTGCGCGATCGCAAATTCCTCAGACGGATCTCAATCTGATTTTGCAAACCATTGGGGGCGGGGGCCATCGTAAAGCGGGTTCGGCACAATTGCGTAATGCGAACCCGGAGGAGGTGCTCGGCCAGTTGTGCGATCGCCTCAAAGGGCAAATTCCCCCGCCACCGACGGCCCGGGAGTTGATGTCCTCTCCGGTGCGGACGATTCGCCCCAGTACCACGATTGGCGAGGCCCACCGGATTTTGCTGCGCTATGGCCATTCTGGCTTGTCTGTGGTTAATCAGGCGGACGAATTAGTGGGGGTCATCTCCCGTCGGGATTTGGACATTGCCCTGCATCATGGCTTCCACCATGCCCCGGTTAAGGGCTATATGACCCGAAACGTCAAAACGATTCGTCCAGACACCTTGCTGCCCGAAATTGAGGGGCTGATGGTAACGTTTGATATTGGTCGGTTGCCGGTTTTGGATGCTGGGGAATTGCTGGGGATTGTGACGCGCACGGATGTGTTGCGAGAACGGCATGAGGAGAGTCATCAACTCTGTCCGGTTCATCCTGAGCAGGGTTCCCAGAGGTGGCGCTGGATGCGGGAGGCGGATGTTTGGGATGGGTTGCGATCGCACCTGAACCCCAAGTTATGGCAATTGCTGGAAACGGCGGCCCAGGCGGCTCAGGAACGGGGTTGGCAACTCTATCTGGTGGGGGGAGCGGTGCGAGATGTGTTGCGGGGGATGCAGTCGCCGCAAGAGACGGAGGTGGTGTTAACGGATATTGATTTGGTGGTGGATGGCTTTCACCAGTCGGCGACGGTGGGTGCGGGGGTGGAGTTGGCGACGGTGTTACAGGAACGGTTTGCGGGGGCGCGGTTGGATGTGCATGGGGCGTTCCAGACGGCGGCGTTGTTGTGGCACAATGACCCTGTTTTTGATTCCCTTTGGTTGGATATTGCGACGGCGCGGACGGAGTTTTACCCCTATCCGGCGGCGAATCCGGAGGTGGAGGCCAGTTCGATTCGTCAGGATTTGTACCGCCGGGATTTTACGATTAATGCTTTGGCGATTCGCTTGACAACCCCTCGTCAGGGGAAGTTGTTGGACTTTTTTGGCGGTGTGTTGGATTTGCAGCGGGGTTGGGTGCGGGTGTTGCACGCCAATAGTTTTATTGAGGATCCGACGCGGATTTTTCGGGCGGTGCGCTTTGCGGTGCGGTTTGGGTTTGAGATTGAACCGGAGACGGAGCGGTTTATTCGTCATGCGATCGCCAGTGGGGTGTATGAGCGATCGCGCTCTCTGAATCCGCGCACGCCGGCGTTACAGGCGCGATTGAAGAGTGAGTTGAAGTATCTGTTGCAAGCGTCGTATTGGCCGCGGGCGTTGCGGGAGTTGGATCGGTTGGGGGCGTTGCAATGTTTGCATCCTCAGTTACGGTTGACGCGGGAACTGTGGCGGCGTTTACAGTTGATGGATCGGGGGTTACGACGCTTTGAGAATTGGCATCATCTGAGTCATTGGCGGATGTTGTTGGAGGTGTTATTGTCTCAGGTGGAGATGGGAGATGGGGAGTTTTCCCGGGCGGCGGTGGCGCAACAGTTGCAGTTACCGGAGGAGACGGTGCAACGGTTGGCGACGCTGGGGGAACGGTGTGAGCGTTTGCAAGGGGGGTTGAAGCTGGCGCGGCGGCCGAGTGAGGTGGTGCAGGTGTTGGAGGGGGAGGAGTTGGCGGGGTTGTTGTTGGTGGCGTTGGGGATGGGGCGATCGCTGCGCCGCAAGGTTTGGCAGTATCTGACGGAGTGGGCCCATGTGAAGCCGTTGTTAAATGGGGAGGATTTGAAGCAGTTGGGGTATAAGCCGGGACCTCAGTTTAAGGAGATGTTGGCGGATATTCAGGCGGGAACGTTGGATGGGGATTTTGGCGGTTCTCGGGAGGCGGCGATCGCGTTTGTGTGCGATCGGTATCCCCTCTAA
- a CDS encoding M48 family metallopeptidase codes for MGFKPKAITEEVNVSQVNPLVDFARLLGVIVTLTLVIYFILGLAVDWVVPRLPPEQDIWIGETLAPAVAPQLGGNILEDDTRQLYLSELLEELRHPDDLEDIPLTLNLIDSEVVNAAALAGGQLFVTTAFLAEVESENELAFVLGHELGHLSARDGVRSLGRGIFVLLGSLVLNLGHEGGGPDVIGYTLNLNRLNYSRSQEYAADEYGLESVVRHYGHGANSLDFFKRLAARKEAFPEELVRASEYFQTHPLTANRIEQLEAIAQQQRWSLTGEATPIPEDLACANFQCNDSPSNS; via the coding sequence ATGGGATTTAAACCAAAAGCCATCACCGAAGAGGTCAATGTCTCTCAGGTTAATCCCTTAGTTGATTTTGCTCGCCTGCTTGGGGTAATTGTTACTCTGACCCTAGTTATCTACTTTATCTTAGGCTTGGCGGTGGATTGGGTTGTCCCCCGACTCCCACCCGAGCAAGATATTTGGATTGGAGAAACTCTCGCCCCGGCCGTGGCCCCACAACTTGGGGGCAATATCCTAGAAGACGATACTCGACAACTCTATCTATCTGAGTTACTAGAAGAGTTACGGCATCCCGACGACTTGGAAGATATCCCCCTAACGCTGAATCTAATTGACAGTGAGGTGGTCAATGCGGCCGCCTTGGCTGGGGGACAGTTGTTTGTGACGACAGCCTTTTTAGCAGAAGTGGAGTCAGAAAACGAACTGGCCTTTGTTCTCGGTCATGAGTTGGGTCACTTGTCGGCCCGAGATGGAGTAAGAAGTTTAGGACGGGGAATTTTCGTCCTCTTGGGGAGTTTAGTCTTGAACTTGGGCCATGAGGGAGGTGGCCCGGATGTGATTGGCTATACTCTCAATCTCAATCGTCTCAATTATAGCCGTAGCCAGGAATATGCCGCTGATGAGTATGGCTTAGAATCAGTGGTGCGCCATTACGGCCATGGGGCGAATAGTTTAGACTTTTTTAAACGCTTGGCGGCCAGGAAGGAGGCGTTTCCAGAGGAATTAGTGAGAGCCTCAGAGTATTTCCAAACCCATCCCCTGACGGCAAATCGCATTGAGCAGTTGGAGGCGATCGCCCAGCAACAGAGATGGTCTCTGACTGGGGAGGCCACCCCCATTCCCGAGGATCTGGCTTGTGCGAATTTCCAGTGCAACGACAGCCCCTCAAATTCCTAA
- a CDS encoding type II toxin-antitoxin system TacA family antitoxin encodes MHSSTGEQSGSQARNVTINIRAKQSQRDLIDHAAKVQGKSRSEFMLESSYQKAQDVLLEQTFFGLDELKFKQFVALLDAPPTQNDKLRTLLKTKAPWD; translated from the coding sequence ATGCACAGCTCAACCGGTGAACAGTCGGGTAGCCAGGCCCGCAATGTTACCATCAACATCAGAGCCAAGCAAAGCCAACGAGATCTTATTGATCATGCCGCTAAAGTGCAGGGCAAGAGCCGCTCGGAATTTATGCTGGAGTCGTCGTATCAGAAGGCGCAAGATGTTCTTCTGGAACAGACGTTCTTCGGGTTAGATGAGCTTAAATTTAAGCAGTTTGTGGCGTTGCTGGATGCGCCACCGACCCAAAATGACAAGCTGCGTACATTACTGAAAACTAAGGCTCCGTGGGATTAG
- a CDS encoding LCP family protein: MSVQHRQERIPPSPAPKPQGKTLKHSGLGWLWLGLGLSGVAMLSATAGALLAVSLSSTPLMQSRIRPEDRGIFSEEDLAISNMRIPELTRPVNILILGTKVLNSDLGKPLRRSGHDPLVNSLDGRSDSMMLVRFEPKEKNLTLLSVPRDTLTWIEGHGDQKINEANYYGGPALSARTISDLLGGVGVDRYLRVNIQGVEKLIDVLGGVRVNVPQDMKYTDHTQHLYIDLKAGEQHLNGNQAIQFLRFRHDGMGDVGRIQRQQMFLRALIEQTLNPRTLVRLPRILSTIQESVDTNLSVEELVALLNFAGQTSRENAQMLLLPGQFRDPEGPEGLSYWIPNYSEIDHMVGEHFGRSSQPAQAWRADPRYLRIAIQDSTEEPGAVDALIDKLWDAGYRNVYLAHDWQQPLGETRIIAQGGDRSSALEVNRSLGFGEVRVDSTGVLHSDITIQLGQDWLEKQSSYLQLDLW, from the coding sequence GTGTCAGTACAGCACCGTCAAGAGCGCATACCCCCATCTCCCGCCCCCAAACCCCAGGGTAAGACCCTTAAACATTCAGGGCTGGGCTGGCTCTGGTTAGGCTTAGGACTGAGTGGGGTGGCCATGCTTTCGGCAACCGCCGGAGCCCTACTGGCCGTCTCCTTATCCAGCACCCCCTTAATGCAAAGTCGGATTCGTCCTGAAGATCGGGGGATCTTCAGTGAGGAAGATTTAGCCATCTCCAATATGCGAATCCCCGAACTAACTCGTCCGGTGAACATTTTGATTCTCGGCACGAAAGTTCTCAATTCTGATCTGGGCAAGCCCCTACGCCGCTCCGGCCATGATCCCCTCGTCAATTCCCTCGATGGCCGATCCGACAGTATGATGTTGGTTCGTTTTGAACCGAAAGAGAAGAATCTGACGCTGCTCTCAGTGCCCCGGGATACCCTAACCTGGATTGAGGGTCATGGGGACCAAAAAATTAATGAGGCGAACTACTATGGCGGCCCCGCCCTCAGTGCGCGTACCATCAGTGATCTCCTCGGGGGAGTTGGTGTTGACCGCTATCTGCGGGTCAATATTCAAGGGGTGGAAAAACTGATCGATGTTCTCGGGGGAGTGCGGGTTAATGTTCCCCAGGACATGAAGTACACAGACCACACCCAACATCTCTATATTGACCTCAAGGCCGGAGAACAACATCTCAACGGGAATCAGGCAATTCAGTTTTTAAGATTCCGTCATGACGGGATGGGAGATGTTGGGCGTATTCAACGGCAACAGATGTTCCTACGGGCTCTGATTGAACAAACCCTCAATCCTCGCACCCTGGTTCGTCTCCCTCGGATTCTCTCGACAATCCAAGAATCCGTCGATACTAATCTTAGTGTAGAGGAGTTGGTGGCCTTGCTCAACTTCGCCGGTCAAACCAGCCGTGAGAATGCCCAGATGCTCCTCCTTCCGGGACAATTTCGTGATCCCGAAGGCCCCGAGGGGTTAAGTTACTGGATTCCCAATTACAGTGAAATTGACCACATGGTGGGCGAACATTTTGGACGCTCTTCGCAACCCGCCCAAGCTTGGCGGGCAGATCCGCGCTACTTACGGATCGCCATTCAAGATAGCACGGAGGAGCCGGGGGCAGTCGATGCTCTGATTGATAAACTTTGGGATGCCGGGTATCGTAATGTCTATTTGGCTCACGACTGGCAACAACCCCTAGGGGAAACCCGTATTATTGCTCAGGGGGGCGATCGCAGCAGTGCTTTAGAGGTCAATCGTTCTCTGGGCTTCGGGGAAGTGCGAGTTGACAGTACGGGTGTTCTCCATTCAGACATCACTATCCAACTGGGACAGGATTGGCTGGAAAAACAAAGTTCCTACCTACAATTAGACCTGTGGTAG
- a CDS encoding Npun_R2821/Npun_R2822 family protein gives MDGICTLANDYVYDQLVALLNSIEVNQGKDTPVCVFPYDDNLERVRAEVARRPNVQLYDDQESIERWDTFFRRVWDAHPTAHRRRQERGHTQPYYRFGHHRYFSSFDGPFDRFVYLDADVLLMGPLNSVFEKLEHYDWVVYDYQFKDPGHIYDLDYKNLYDIFPNERIEKEVFCSGFYGTHRHLYSPEELEQLLGYMEAGEAEVLYIWAADQPILNYLLMRSQRRIYNFSHHLPAEERTGCCVTSPHFEEKDGIMYDKGKRLTYLHYIGVSSSVFRRLCEGENLDCPYRDVFLHYRYLHEPENCPKFTGAAKPLNRPPSLTQRLLRKIGITSK, from the coding sequence ATGGATGGAATTTGTACCCTAGCGAATGATTACGTCTACGACCAACTCGTGGCCCTGCTCAATAGTATCGAGGTGAACCAGGGCAAGGATACCCCGGTCTGTGTTTTTCCCTATGATGATAATTTAGAACGGGTGAGAGCGGAGGTTGCACGTCGTCCCAATGTGCAACTCTATGATGACCAAGAGTCGATTGAGCGTTGGGATACATTTTTTCGTCGGGTCTGGGATGCACATCCGACGGCTCATCGCCGACGTCAAGAGCGAGGACATACACAACCCTATTATCGCTTTGGTCATCACCGTTATTTTTCATCTTTCGATGGGCCATTTGATCGCTTCGTTTACCTGGATGCCGACGTTTTACTGATGGGTCCTCTCAATTCAGTTTTTGAGAAATTAGAACACTATGATTGGGTTGTCTATGACTATCAGTTTAAAGATCCAGGGCATATCTATGACCTAGATTACAAAAATCTCTACGACATTTTCCCAAACGAAAGAATTGAGAAAGAAGTTTTTTGTTCCGGGTTTTATGGAACCCACAGACATTTATATTCACCAGAAGAGCTAGAGCAGCTTCTCGGCTATATGGAAGCTGGGGAAGCCGAGGTGCTTTATATCTGGGCGGCGGATCAGCCCATTCTCAATTACCTGCTGATGCGATCGCAGCGACGTATCTATAATTTTTCCCATCACCTTCCCGCTGAAGAACGAACCGGTTGCTGTGTCACATCCCCTCATTTTGAGGAGAAGGATGGGATCATGTATGACAAGGGCAAACGCTTGACCTATCTTCATTATATTGGTGTTTCTTCCTCAGTGTTTCGGCGCTTGTGCGAGGGAGAAAATCTTGACTGTCCCTATCGTGATGTATTTTTGCATTATCGCTATCTCCATGAACCGGAAAACTGCCCGAAATTTACCGGAGCTGCCAAACCCCTCAATCGACCCCCCAGCTTGACTCAACGGCTCCTACGGAAAATTGGTATTACATCTAAGTAA
- a CDS encoding YbjQ family protein: MEEIIFFAILLGVGYFFGVFAEKKHYQDIQSREQKTLSLAIASFGAKQPLPHASEAELFVGAVVISSDYFKTFVMALRNILGGRVVAYESLLDRGRREALLRVKEQAIAWGATEILNVRYETSTIGGNNQKGIAAIEVIAYGTAIR, encoded by the coding sequence ATGGAAGAAATTATTTTTTTCGCCATTCTCCTGGGAGTTGGCTACTTTTTTGGAGTTTTTGCAGAAAAGAAACACTATCAGGATATCCAGTCCCGAGAACAAAAAACTCTATCGTTAGCCATCGCTTCCTTTGGAGCAAAACAACCCTTACCCCATGCCTCTGAGGCGGAGCTATTTGTGGGAGCCGTTGTCATTTCCTCAGATTATTTTAAAACCTTTGTGATGGCCTTGCGTAATATTTTAGGGGGGCGAGTTGTTGCCTATGAAAGTCTCCTCGATCGCGGTCGTCGAGAGGCCTTATTACGGGTGAAAGAGCAGGCGATCGCCTGGGGAGCAACCGAAATCCTCAACGTTCGCTATGAAACTAGTACCATTGGCGGCAACAATCAGAAAGGCATCGCGGCGATCGAAGTCATTGCCTATGGCACAGCCATTCGTTAG